A part of Aegilops tauschii subsp. strangulata cultivar AL8/78 chromosome 2, Aet v6.0, whole genome shotgun sequence genomic DNA contains:
- the LOC109786198 gene encoding flavonol 3-sulfotransferase, producing the protein MAAIATKWTSGPVPFTDVDDGTVPKRPAKEEFGSLVAALPRKNQAGLELRLYQGFWLPDHWVAGTVVFQRRFVPRADDVILASYPKCGTTWLKALAFATMTRDAYPAPAQHPLLRLNPHDCIPFLDEIFADGQEAKLERLPSPRLMNTHMPHTLLPESVTGADVAGCKVVYVCRDPKDMVVSLWHFLRRRQPDLPFAELFEHVCDGAVAVGPIWDHVLSYWRASLARPDRVLFLRYEDLLLDTGKHVRRLAEFMGRPFSPAEEGAGAVEAVVELCSFEKMKGLEVNKKGSAGAYHAMPRDSFFRKGVAGDWVNHMTPEMATRLDEVVRDKFRGTGLAAP; encoded by the coding sequence ATGGCCGCCATCGCCACCAAGTGGACTTCCGGCCCTGTTCCGTTCACGGACGTCGACGACGGCACGGTGCCGAAGCGGCCAGCCAAGGAGGAGTTCGGGAGCCTCGTGGCAGCGCTGCCGCGCAAGAATCAGGCCGGCCTGGAGCTGCGCCTGTACCAGGGCTTCTGGCTGCCGGACCACTGGGTGGCGGGCACCGTCGTCTTCCAGCGGCGCTTCGTCCCACGCGCCGACGACGTGATCCTCGCCAGCTACCCCAAGTGCGGCACCACGTGGCTCAAGGCGCTGGCCTTCGCCACCATGACGCGCGACGCGTACCCGGCGCCGGCGCAGCACCCGCTCCTCCGCCTCAACCCGCACGACTGCATCCCGTTCCTGGACGAGATCTTCGCGGACGGGCAGGAGGCCAAGCTGGAGAGGCTCCCGTCGCCGCGCCTCATGAACACGCACATGCCGCACACCCTGCTCCCCGAGTCGGTCACCGGCGCGGACGTCGCCGGCTGTAAGGTCGTGTACGTCTGCAGGGACCCCAAGGACATGGTCGTGTCGCTGTGGcacttcctccggcgccggcagCCGGACCTCCCGTTCGCGGAGCTGTTCGAGCACGTCTGCGACGGCGCCGTGGCCGTCGGCCCGATCTGGGACCACGTGCTCAGCTACTGGCGCGCGAGCCTCGCGCGGCCTGACAGGGTGCTCTTCCTCAGGTACGAAGACCTGCTGCTGGACACGGGCAAGCACGTGAGGCGGCTGGCGGAGTTCATGGGCCGGCCGTTCTCGCCCgccgaggagggcgccggcgcCGTGGAGGCGGTGGTGGAGCTGTGCAGCTTCGAGAAGATGAAGGGGCTGGAGGTGAACAAGAAGGGATCGGCGGGGGCGTACCACGCCATGCCCCGGGACTCTTTCTTCAGGAAAGGGGTCGCCGGCGACTGGGTGAACCACATGACGCCGGAGATGGCGACGCGGCTGGATGAGGTCGTCCGTGACAAGTTCCGCGGCACGGGGCTCGCGGCTCCGTGA